Genomic segment of Pantoea alfalfae:
AACTATTCCATTAATCCAGCTATATGCCAGGAGAAAACCATGTCACTGAACCAACCTTTACAGTTCGCCTACTGGGTGCCGAATGTCTCGGGCGGACTGGTGATCAGTCAGATAGAACAGCGAACCCGCTGGGATGCTGCCTACAACCGTAAACTGGCGCAGATCGCCGAACAGGCGGGTTTTGATTATGCGCTGACGCAGATCCGGTTTACTGCCGGGTATGGCGCAGACAATCAGCATGAATCCGTCACCTTCTCGCAGGATCTGCTCAGTCACACCTCGAAGTTAAAAGTGATCGCCGCGCTGCTGCCTGGCCCGTGGAATCCGGTATTAGCCGCAAAGCAGATCGCCACCATCAGCCATCTCTATGGGCCACGTATCGCCGTTAACATTGTCAGCGGCTGGTTCCGGGGCGAATTCAAAGCGATTGGTGAACCCTGGCTCGATCACGAAGAGCGCTATCTGCGTTCCGAAGAGTTTATTCGCTGCCTGCAAGGCATCTGGCGCGAAGAGAACTTTACCTTTGCAGGTGATTTTTATCGCTTTCGCGATTACGCCATGAAACCTAAGCCACTGTCTCCGTTACCGGAAATTTTCCAGGGTGGCAGCTCACGTGCGGCGCGTGACATGGCTTCCCGGGTGTCAGACTGGTATTTTACTAATGGGAATACGCCGGACGGTGTCCGTCTGCAGATCGCGGATATCCGTGAAAAAGCAGCACGCAATCAACATCAGGTCAGAGTCGGACTGAATGGATTTGTGATTGCGCGTGAAAGTGAACAGCAGGCGCAGGCGGTGCTTCAGGAGATCATCAGCAAAGCCAACCCGGATGCGGTGAAAGGCTTCCAGCATGAGGTCAAAAATGCAGGCAGTGCCTCACCTGAAGGAGAGGGAAACTGGGCGAAATCGTCGTTTGAGGATCTGGTGCAGTACAACGACGGCTTCAAAACCAATCTGATTGGCACCCCCCAGCAGATTGCTGAACGGATTATCGAACTTAAGCAGGCCGGTGTCGATCTGCTGCTGCTGGCGTTTCTGCACTTTCACGAAGAGGTGGAGTTCTTTGGTCGCGAAGTAATACCGCGCGTTCGAGAGCTGGAGGCGCAGGCGGCACTGATCGAAGCGTGAAAACCACACGCCAGGGCGAGTTTAACGCTCCGTCGCCGCGGCGTAATGAATAACGCGCAACATCGTCTGCCGCACCATTTCAGACAGCGGCAGACGATCTCTGCACGGCCTTTTGATACAGCTTATCATTTAAAAACGGGCGTTAAGTCCGACGTTCCATGTCACCTGGTGATAGTCGCTGTTACCTGTCACCGATGAAACGCCAGCAAATGCGTTCACCGATGTGCCAATGGGCACGCTTGCGCCCAGAGCCATATTGATCCAGTTATCATCCCGTGAGCCACTGCTGCGGGTAAAGGCAGTGCGGGTCGATTTCAGTCCGGCGGTAACAGCAGAGTCGCTGTCGCCGAACTGATGGTTGTAACTGACCTGCGCCCAGGGATTAATCACTAAATCTTTACTGTCGATACGCCAGCCAACTGACCCGATTTGAGAATGCAGTGTCTGGTCGCCAAAGCGCATCGAGGTGCTGCTGTTCCCTTCTTCTCTGTAGCCATCAA
This window contains:
- the sfnG gene encoding dimethylsulfone monooxygenase SfnG, giving the protein MSLNQPLQFAYWVPNVSGGLVISQIEQRTRWDAAYNRKLAQIAEQAGFDYALTQIRFTAGYGADNQHESVTFSQDLLSHTSKLKVIAALLPGPWNPVLAAKQIATISHLYGPRIAVNIVSGWFRGEFKAIGEPWLDHEERYLRSEEFIRCLQGIWREENFTFAGDFYRFRDYAMKPKPLSPLPEIFQGGSSRAARDMASRVSDWYFTNGNTPDGVRLQIADIREKAARNQHQVRVGLNGFVIARESEQQAQAVLQEIISKANPDAVKGFQHEVKNAGSASPEGEGNWAKSSFEDLVQYNDGFKTNLIGTPQQIAERIIELKQAGVDLLLLAFLHFHEEVEFFGREVIPRVRELEAQAALIEA